The DNA region CGACGGCAGCCGGCTGCACGTCGTGATCCCCGACATCACCCGCCGGCACTGGTCGGTCAACATCCGCAAGTTCCTGCCGGCCTACCGCGACCTGGACCGGCTCGTCGCGGCCGGCTCGATCGCGCCACCGGCCGCCCGGCTGCTGAGGCAGGCGATGGAGACGGGCCGCAGCATCCTCATCTCCGGAGCCACCCACGCCGGCAAGACGACGCTGCTGGCAGCGCTGATCGGGGCGTGTCCGCCGGAACACCGCATCGTGACCGTCGAGGAGACGTTCGAGCTGGCCGTGGACGCGCCGGACCTGGTCGCCCTGCAGGGCCGGCAGCCCAGCCTGGAAGGCACCGGCGAGGTGAGCCTGCGACGCCTGGTGAAGGAGGCGCTGCGCATGCGCCCCGACCGGCTGGTGGTCGGCGAGGTGCGCGATGCCGAAGCGCTCGACCTGCTGCTGGCGCTGAACACCGGCGTGCCGGGGGCGGCGACCATCCACGCCAACTCGGCGCGCGAGGCCCTCGCCAAACTCGCCGCGCTGCCCCTGCTGGCCGGGCGCAACATCGACTCGGGGTTCGTGCTGCCCGCGGTGGCGGCATCCGTGGATCTGGTCGCCCACTGCGAACGAGATGCGTCCGGCCGGCGCCGGGTCGTCGAACTGGTGGAGCCGGCCGGTGTGGCCGGCGGCACCGTCCAGGCCACGACGCTGTACCGCGCGGAGGCATCGTGACATTCGTCTGGGGCGCAGCACTGGCAGCCGGCATCCTGCTGGTCGTCTCGCCGTGGGTCTGGCCATCGCGTGCCGTCGCACCCACGCCCGCTGCACCCGGACACCTCGCTAGACTGCTCGAATCAGCCGGACTCCCGCGCGTCCCGCCGGCAGGTGCGATCGTGGCCTCGGCCGGCAGCGCGGCCGTCCTGGCCGCTGCCGCCTGGCTGTTCACTCAGGTCGGCGCCCTGACCCTGGTCGCCGGCGTCGTGGGGGCGCTGGCGCCGTTCGGGTGGCTGCGCGCACGACGCTCGCGCCTGCTGCGCTCCCGTCGCGCGCTGTGGCCTGACGTCTGCGACCTGCTGATCGCGTCGGTACGGGCCGGGATGTCGCTTCCGGATGCCGTCGCCAGCCTGGCCGAGTCCGCGCCCGCACCGCTGCGACCCCCGTTCGCCGCCTTCGCCCGCGACATCGCCGCATCCGGGCACTTCGACTCGAGCGCGCAGCTGCTCAAGCGCGCCCTCGCCGACCCGGTCGGCGATCGGATCGTGGAGACGCTGCGGATGGCCCGTCAGGTCGGCGGAACCGAGCTCACACCGGTTCTGCGTGCGCTCGCCGCGTCGGTCCGCGCGGACGCCGCCCTGCGTGCCGAGGTCGAATCGCGGCAGTCGTGGATCCGCGGCGCAGCGGTGCTCGGTGTGGCCGCGCCCTGGGTGATCCTCGCCCTGCTCGCGATGCGACCGGAGGGCGCGCGGGCCTACAGCAGCCCGGAGGGTGTCATCCTCATCCTGGCGGGGGCGGCGGTGTCCTTCGCGGCGTACCGCGTCATGCTGCGCATCGGCCGTCTGCCGGAGCCTCGGCGGTGGTTCGGGTGACCCCCGTGGGCGGCACCGACATCGCCTTCGCCATGGTGCTCGGCGGCGCCTTCGGCCTGGGGGTCTGCTTGCTCGTCTCCCTGGCGCCGCGGTGGGGAGCCCCCTCCCTTGCGCGACGCATTGCGCCGTACATCCGCGACGTCACGGATCCGCGCGGCCTCACCCCCGCCTTCGATGCGCGCTCCGCGGCCCTCGGCGAGCTGTGGCACGGGCTGCGGGACCGCGTGGCCCGTCTGGCCGGCGGGTCCGCCGCGCTTGACCGGCGTCTTCACCAGGCGGGGTGGACGATGGATGCCGCGGCCTTCCGCGGTCGGCAGCTGGGGTGGTCCATCGCAGGGATCGCTCTGGGCGGCGCGGGCGTGGTCGCTCTCGTCCTGCTGGGGCGCGCGTCCGGTGCGACCGTTCTGCTGCCACCCCTGACCGGCGTGATCGCCGCCGTCGCCTACGATGCCCGCCTCAGCCACGCCGCTCGGGTTCGCGTCGGGCGCATCCAGGAGGAGCTGCCCACGGTGCTGGAGTTCCTGGCGCTGTGCCTGTCGGCGGGTGAGGGGATCCTCGACTCGCTCCGGCGGGTGGGCACCGCCGGTGCCGGGGAGCTCGCCGCCGAGCTGCGCGGCGTAGTGCTGGCGGTCGGAACCGGTTCGCCGCTCTCCGAGGCGCTCAGTGCGCTGTCCGCCCGGCTGCAGACACCCGCACTCGCGCGCAGCATCGATCAGCTCGTCGCCGCGATCGACCGGGGTGCGCCGCTCGCGCACGTCCTGCATTCCCAGGCGCTCGACGCGCGTGAGGACGCCAAGCGCGCACTCATCGAACAGGCCGGGCGCAAAGAGATCTACATGCTCGTACCGCTCGTGTTCCTCATCCTTCCCCTGAGCGTGCTGTTCGCCGTCTTTCCGGGGATCTTCATGCTTCGACTCGGAATCGGCTGACGCCGGAAGGAGAACCCCATGATCCGCATCCCTCTCGAGCGCGTGGTGCACCGGCTGCGCGCCGTCGCGCAGGACGCGTACGACGATGAGACCGGTGACGTCCCCGGCTGGGTGCTCATCACGCTGATGACGGCCGGGCTGGTCGTCGTCATCTGGGCCCTGGCCGGTCCCGCGCTCGCCGACCTGTTCCAGCAGGCGATCGAGCGGGTGTCGGGCCTCTAGCCCGTGCACGCGCCCGGGGGAGTCGGCATCCGTCGCAGGTTCGCCGCGATGGTGGCGGACGAGCGCGGGTCGAGCCCCGTCGAGTTCGTCCTCGTCGGCACGCTGCTGACGCTGCTCACGCTGGGCGTCATCCAGTTCGGGCTGGTCGTATACGTCCGCAACGTCGTGCACGACGCCGCGGTCGAGGGCGCGTATCACGCTGCGCTGGCGGACACTGCGCTGGATGAGGGCATCCAGCGCACCCGGCAGATCGTGACCCGCACGGTCGGCGGAGAGTACGCCGCGGAGATCACAGTGCAGGAGTCCGGCGAACTCGGAGAGCCCACCGTGCGGATCAGCGTGCGGGCGCCGCTGCCGCTCGTCGGGCTGCTCGGCCCGCCCCGCATGATGGAGGTGACGGCGCATGCACCGCTGGAATCCTTCGAGTGAGAACGAGCGGGGATCGGCGGCGCTCGAGTTCATCCTCGTCGGAGTCGTGCTCCTCGTGCCCCTCGTGTACCTCGTCGTTTCGCTCGGTCTCATCCAAGGGCAGGCTCTCGGGGCTGAGGCCGGCGCGCGGCACATCGCTCGCGCCCTCTCGGTCGCAGAGGACGCGGACGCCGCGCGCGCCGGCGCTGACCGGATCCTGAGCTCGGTGGTGGATGAGTACGGACTGGATCCGGAATCGGTCCGCGTCGCACTGGAGTGCCGGCCGGCCGGCGCCACGTGCCCCGAAGCCGGCGCCACGCTCGTGGTGACCCTCACGACGAGCGTCACGCTTCCCCTGGTGCCGCCCGTGCTCGGACTCGACCGCTTCGCGGCTGTGCCGGTTCAGGCATCCGCTGTGCAGAAGGTGTCGCGCTTCTGGGAGCCGGAATGAGTGCGCGCCTGCGGGCCGTGCCGCTGTGGATGCCGCGGAGGGGAGTCGCCGGCGACGAGGGGAGCATCCTGATCCTGACCCTCGGCTACGCGCTTCTCGCGATCATGGTCGTGCTCGTCTGCGTGGACGCGACCAGCCTGTACCTGGCGCAGAAGCGGCTGGATGCGCTCGCTGACGCGGCCGCCCTGGCCGGAGCGGACGGGTTCACGTTCGTGGTCGAGGGGGAGGAGCCGAAGGCGGAACTGACCTCGGATGGGGTGCGCGAGCAGGCCGAGGCCGTCGTGGGCGAGCTGGGTGACGACGCTGTCGTGGTCGACGCGGGAACGCCGGATGGTGTCTCCGCGCGGGTGACGGTCGCCGGAACGTGGCGGCCGCCGGTCATCGCGCTGTTCGTGCCCGACGGCGTGGCGCTGGAGGCGACCGCGACCAGCCGGACGGCGCTGCGTTAGACCGTCTCGCTGCGCGGGACGGAGCCGGGCCGTGGTGCGCGCGTGGCACTGACGATTCCCAGGACCGGGATCGCCCAGATCGCGATGGAGACGACCAGCTCAACCACGACGACCGCGAACCCCGGAACGCCGATGCCCTGCCCGGTCGACTCCAGGGAGTCGGGCTGAACCAGCGACTCGGGCATCGGTGAGAGCACCGCCTGCAGCGCCGAGATCGTCCAGTGCGTGGCGCCGGCGACGTAGAGGATCCACGCGATCAGCGACCCCGCAGCGATCGCGACGGCGATGATGCCGCATGCCACCGCTGACCGCTCGCGCCGGATGATCCCGACGGCGATGCACCCGATGCCCAGAGCGACATACAGAGCAAGGAACACGAACAGCATGGCTTCCCCCTCCGCCGTCACGTCAGGCCCGAGTATAGGCGGGCACGCACGCGGACCGGCGTTTCAGCTCACTCCCGCACGCGCGGCACGAACCGGGGCACCCAGCGCACGAACGCAACCGCACCCAGCAGCGCCATGACGCCCACCGCGCCGGTGGCGATCGACAGCGACCAGACCGCCGTGATCCCGGACACGAGCAGCGGAGACAGCGCCCCACCCGCGTCGGTGAGTGTCCGCCACGAGCCGAGGAAGGGCGCCGGATCGGACTTCGGCGAGACGTCCGCCCCCAGTGTGAGCAGGATGCCGCTGGAGAGCCCGTTACCCACTCCGAGCACCGCGGCGAACATCGCGAACCACATCGCCGAGGAGTCCAGGTCGTGGGTGACGGCGAGGGCGAGGAAGCCCAGCCCCATCAGCACCATCGCCGGCAGCGCCGCCCAGAGGCGCCCGAAACGGTCCATCACCTGACCGCTGGCGTAGAAGAGTGCGAAATCGATCGCCCCCGAGATGCCCACGACCAGCGCGATGGTCTGCGCATCCAGTCCGATCGAGAAGCCCCAGAGCGGCAGCACGACCTGCCGTGCCGACCGGACGGCGGAGAGGGATGCCGCGGCCAGGCCGAGGCGGGACAGCACCGTGCGGAACCGCCACATCGTGCGGAAGACCCCCACTCGCTCGGACGTGGGGATCGAGCCGGTCACCGCCTCGCCGGTGTCCTCGGCCATCGAGGAGTCCGGATTCGGGCGGGTCTGGACGGCGACCTGCTTCTCCGGATCGGGGCCGAACAGGACCAGCAGCACCGTCGCGACCAGGCATCCGCCGAAGAACCAGATCGCCGCATGCTCGTCACCGAACAGTGCGAGCAGACCCGCCGCGACGAAGGGTCCGACGAACATGCCGAGCCGGAACGTTCCGCCCAGAACCGAGAGTGCACGCGCGCGGAACGCCAGCGGCACGCGGGTCGTCATGAACGAGTGCCGCGCGAGCCCGAACCCGGCCGCGCAGAAGCCGATGAGGAACACGGATGCCGCGAAGACGCCCAGGACCGGCGCGAACACCATGCCCACCACGCCGAGCAGTGACAGCGTCCCGGCGATCGCCATCGTCAGCCGCTCGCCGATGCGCGCCACCGCCCACCCCGCCGGCAGGTTGCCGCAGAGCTGACCGACCACCAGCGCCGATGCGACGAGGGCGGCCAGGGCGACATCTGCGCCGAGCCGCGCGGCGATGATCGGGATCAGCGGGATGACGGCGCCCTCACCGAGGGCGAACAGCACGGTGGGGCCGTAGATCATCGGCCCGAAGCGCAGAAGGATGGAGGCTGCGCGGTCGGTCACTGCATCCACGTTAGTCTGGAGCTGTCATGCTTGACTTCGATCTTTCCGCCGACATCCAGGCGCTGCGCTCCACTTTCACCGACATCAAGTCGGTGGTCGATGTCGATGCGCTGACCGCCGACATCGCCCGGCTGAGCGAAGAAGCCGGTGCCCCCGACCTGTGGGACGACACCGACAAGGCGCAGAAGGTCACCTCCGCCCTGAGTCACCGTCAGTCCGAGCTGGCCCGCATCAACAGCATCGACCGGCGCCTGGACGACCTCGAGGTCATGGTCGAACTGGCCAACGAGATGGACGACGAGGACGCCGCCGAAGAAGCCCGTCACGAACTCGCCGAACTCGAGGACGTCGTCGGCCAGCTCGAGGTGCAGACGTTGCTGGACGGCGAGTACGACGCGCGTCCGGCTGTCATCACGATCCGGGCGGGCGCCGGCGGAGTGGATGCCGCGGACTTCGCCGAGATGCTCCTGCGCATGTATCTGCGCTGGGCCGAGCAGCACAAGTACCCCGTCACGGTCATGGACACCTCCTACGCGGAGGA from Microbacterium sp. zg-B185 includes:
- a CDS encoding ATPase, T2SS/T4P/T4SS family, translated to MTLAFAPAGTTAAVVAERVRDRLRAELADPTRDPELAARIARAEVRRHNDFALARGLDPVDDEASCVRDVLAAVAGYGPLQAYLDDPTVEELWINAPDRIFIAREGVAERVPLALTDAAVRDLVERMLHATGRRVDLSQPFVDASLPDGSRLHVVIPDITRRHWSVNIRKFLPAYRDLDRLVAAGSIAPPAARLLRQAMETGRSILISGATHAGKTTLLAALIGACPPEHRIVTVEETFELAVDAPDLVALQGRQPSLEGTGEVSLRRLVKEALRMRPDRLVVGEVRDAEALDLLLALNTGVPGAATIHANSAREALAKLAALPLLAGRNIDSGFVLPAVAASVDLVAHCERDASGRRRVVELVEPAGVAGGTVQATTLYRAEAS
- a CDS encoding type II secretion system F family protein, with amino-acid sequence MTFVWGAALAAGILLVVSPWVWPSRAVAPTPAAPGHLARLLESAGLPRVPPAGAIVASAGSAAVLAAAAWLFTQVGALTLVAGVVGALAPFGWLRARRSRLLRSRRALWPDVCDLLIASVRAGMSLPDAVASLAESAPAPLRPPFAAFARDIAASGHFDSSAQLLKRALADPVGDRIVETLRMARQVGGTELTPVLRALAASVRADAALRAEVESRQSWIRGAAVLGVAAPWVILALLAMRPEGARAYSSPEGVILILAGAAVSFAAYRVMLRIGRLPEPRRWFG
- a CDS encoding type II secretion system F family protein; this translates as MVRVTPVGGTDIAFAMVLGGAFGLGVCLLVSLAPRWGAPSLARRIAPYIRDVTDPRGLTPAFDARSAALGELWHGLRDRVARLAGGSAALDRRLHQAGWTMDAAAFRGRQLGWSIAGIALGGAGVVALVLLGRASGATVLLPPLTGVIAAVAYDARLSHAARVRVGRIQEELPTVLEFLALCLSAGEGILDSLRRVGTAGAGELAAELRGVVLAVGTGSPLSEALSALSARLQTPALARSIDQLVAAIDRGAPLAHVLHSQALDAREDAKRALIEQAGRKEIYMLVPLVFLILPLSVLFAVFPGIFMLRLGIG
- a CDS encoding TadE/TadG family type IV pilus assembly protein, whose translation is MHAPGGVGIRRRFAAMVADERGSSPVEFVLVGTLLTLLTLGVIQFGLVVYVRNVVHDAAVEGAYHAALADTALDEGIQRTRQIVTRTVGGEYAAEITVQESGELGEPTVRISVRAPLPLVGLLGPPRMMEVTAHAPLESFE
- a CDS encoding TadE family protein, whose protein sequence is MHRWNPSSENERGSAALEFILVGVVLLVPLVYLVVSLGLIQGQALGAEAGARHIARALSVAEDADAARAGADRILSSVVDEYGLDPESVRVALECRPAGATCPEAGATLVVTLTTSVTLPLVPPVLGLDRFAAVPVQASAVQKVSRFWEPE
- a CDS encoding pilus assembly protein TadG-related protein, with the translated sequence MSARLRAVPLWMPRRGVAGDEGSILILTLGYALLAIMVVLVCVDATSLYLAQKRLDALADAAALAGADGFTFVVEGEEPKAELTSDGVREQAEAVVGELGDDAVVVDAGTPDGVSARVTVAGTWRPPVIALFVPDGVALEATATSRTALR
- a CDS encoding MFS transporter; its protein translation is MIYGPTVLFALGEGAVIPLIPIIAARLGADVALAALVASALVVGQLCGNLPAGWAVARIGERLTMAIAGTLSLLGVVGMVFAPVLGVFAASVFLIGFCAAGFGLARHSFMTTRVPLAFRARALSVLGGTFRLGMFVGPFVAAGLLALFGDEHAAIWFFGGCLVATVLLVLFGPDPEKQVAVQTRPNPDSSMAEDTGEAVTGSIPTSERVGVFRTMWRFRTVLSRLGLAAASLSAVRSARQVVLPLWGFSIGLDAQTIALVVGISGAIDFALFYASGQVMDRFGRLWAALPAMVLMGLGFLALAVTHDLDSSAMWFAMFAAVLGVGNGLSSGILLTLGADVSPKSDPAPFLGSWRTLTDAGGALSPLLVSGITAVWSLSIATGAVGVMALLGAVAFVRWVPRFVPRVRE